Sequence from the Salinicoccus sp. Bachu38 genome:
GTCTGATCTACCGCGAGGACATCCCGAAAAGATGACGGACAGGATATTGAATCTTTTGGGGCTGGCCAAGCGCGCAGGCATGTTGACGACCGGGGAAGAGAAGACGATAGAATCCATCCAGCGCAATAGGGCCAAGATCGTCTTCATTGCCAGTGATGCAGGCAGCAGTACAGCAAAGAAAGTCAGAGATAAATGCAACTACTATGAAATACCATTGATTGATGATTATACCAACGAAGCCCTGAGCACGGCTACAGGCGCTTCGAACCGGGTTGTATTGTCAGTTACAGATTCAGGTTTCAGCCGGAAGATGCTGCAGCTTAAAGAGAAAGGAAAGTGATTCGATGAGTAAAATCAGAATCTACGAATATGCAAAAGAATGCGGAGTGCCAAGCAAAAAGGTGATCGAGTTCCTTCAGGCGAGGGATATCGAAGTGAAGAGCCACATGAAATCACTCGAAGACAGTGAGGTCAACCTCCTCAACAAGGAATTCAAGAAATCCGGTACTTCAGACAGCAGCTCCAGTAATAGCAGGCAGTCGAAAAGCCAGAACACCCAGAAGAGCAGTCAGGGCGGTCAGAACACCCAGAAAGGCGGCAAGGGCGGCCAGCAGAAGGGCGGTCAGAGTCCGCAGAGGAACAACAGGAACCACAAGCCCGGTGCAGGCAACAGGAACAAGAACAGCCGGAATCAGAAGCCCGGCAACAAGCAGAAGAACCAGAAGCCGGAGCCTGTCAAAAAAGAGGTGGAGCTTCCGAAGAACTTCACCTACCAGGAAGGCATCACAGTCGGTGAATTGGCAGAGAAGATCGGTGTGGATTCCTCAAAAATCATCAAAGATCTCTTCATGGTCGGCATCGTAGCGAACATCAACCAGGCACTGGACAATGATTCAGTGGAGCTGATTGCCAGTGACCATGGTTTCACTGCCGAACTCGAAGTCGTGGTTGATGATACGGACCTTGAGAATTATTTCGAACTCGGTGATGATCTGAACGAAGAAAGGCCAAGTGTCGTTACGATCATGGGTCACGTCGACCATGGCAAGACGACATTGCTCGATTCCATCCGCCACACGAAAGTGACGGCAGGAGAGGCGGGCGGCATCACGCAGCATATCGGTGCCTACCAGATCGAGTCGGGCGGCAAGAAGATCACGTTCCTCGACACACCGGGGCACGCCGCATTCACGACGATGCGTGCACGCGGTGCACAGGTGACGGACATTACAGTACTTGTCGTCGCTGCTGATGACGGTGTAATGCCTCAGACGATCGAAGCGATCAACCACGCAAAAGCTGCGGAAGTGCCGATCATCGTTGCCGTCAACAAAATGGACAAGCCGACGGCGAACCCCGAGCGTGTCATGACGGAACTTGGCGAACATGGCCTCTATCCAGAAGACTGGGGCGGAGATACGATTTTCGTCTCCCTGTCGGCACTGAGCGGTGAAGGCATCGAAGACCTGCTTGAAATGATCACGCTCGTCGGAGAAGTTGCAGAACTTAAGACGAAGAGTGACAGACCGGCAGTCGGAACAGTCATTGAAGCGGAACTCGACAAGTCAAGAGGTCCGGCAGCATCCCTGCTCGTCCAGCACGGTACACTGAAGGTCGGTGATTCCATCGTCGTCGGAAGTACTTTCGGCAAGGTCAGGGCAATGGTCGACGATCTTGGACGCCGCATTCAGGAGGCGGGGCCATCCACACCTGTGGAAATAACCGGTCTGAACGCCGTGCCGCATGCAGGCGACCGTTTCGTCGTCTTCAAGGACGACAAGACAGCACGCAGCATCGGTGAAGCGAGAAGTGAAGAACAGATCATGAAAGACCGTGAGCAGACATCTGCAGTAACACTCGACAACCTCTTCGAACAGATGAAGGAGGGCGAAACGAAAGACCTCAATATCATCATCAAAGGGGACGTACAGGGTTCCGTCGAGGCACTGAGTGCATCCCTCATGAAAATTGATGTCGAAGGTGTCAACGTGCGCATCATCCATACGGGTGTCGGCGCCATCAACGAATCAGATGTCACACTTGCCTCCGCCTCCGAAGCGATCATCATCGGCTTCAACGTCCGTCCGGATGTCAACGCCAAGAAGGCGGCGGAACGTGAGAAGGTCGACATGAGGCTCCACCGCATCATCTACAATGTCATCGAAGAGATCGAATCTGCGATGAAGGGCATGCTCGACCCTGAGTTCGAAGAGAAGGTCATCGGTAACGTGGAAGTCCGCCAGACATTCAAAGTGTCCAAGGTCGGCACGATTGCCGGCGCCTATGTGACGGATGGCAAAATCACCAGGGATTCAGGTGTAAGAGTCATCAGAGAGGGTATAGTTATCTATGAAGGTGAACTGGATACCCTCAAGCGTTTCAAAGATGACGCCAAGGAAGTGACTGCCGGATACGAATGCGGTCTCACGATCAAGAACTTCAACGACCTTAAAGAGGGAGACCAGATCGAACCTTATATCATGGTTGAAATTGAAAGGTGATGACTATGAGCAACAGACATGAAAGAGTTGCCGAAGAAATCAAGAAAGTGGTGAGTGAGACACTGCGCACAAAAGTATCGGATCCGGATATCGGGATGATTACGGTGACGGATGTCGAGCTGACCAAGGAGATGGAGATTGCAACCATCTACTTCACTTCCCTGAACGAGAACCGGGAGGAAGTGGAAGCGGCGCTGGATCGTGCCAAAGGGATGGTCCGTTCCGAGGTGGCAAAGGAAATCAGAATAAGAAAAGCGCCGGAACTGCAATTCAAGTATGATACTTCTATTGAATACGGCAATAAGATTGAGAATCTCTTGAATGAAATCAAAGATAAATAAACCTGAGGGGACTCCCCCCAGGTTTTTATTTTTATATGGAGGCGTACAGATATGCACGGTGTAATACCTGTCAATAAACCAAAAGGGCTGACAAGCCATGACGTCGTCATGCGCATGCGCAGAATACTACATATGAAAAAGGTGGGCCATACCGGCACTCTGGACCCGGAAGTCACGGGTGTCCTGCCGATCTGCATCGGGGAGGGGACGAAACTGACCGAATATCTGCAGACGAAGAAGAAACGCTATCATGCCGAGGTGACGCTGGGGTTTTCGACGGATACGGAAGACCAGACGGGCGAGGTCACCGGAAGAAGCGACAGTGTCGCCGGCATCTCAGATGAGGCGATCGACCAGGCAATAGACGCCTTCCGGGGCAGCTATCGCCAGAGGGTTCCCAAGTATGCCTCAGTCAGGGTCGAGGGCCGGAAGCTGTATGAATATGCCCGAAAGGGCATCGAGGTGGAGCGCCCTGTGAGGGAAGTCTTCATCCATGAGATAGAACGTGCCGGCAAGGTCAAGAGGGAAGCGGGCCTCGTCCGGTTCAGCCTTGATGTAGTATGTTCGAAGGGAACCTATATCCGTACGTTGGCTGTGGATATAGGAAAGCATTTGGGCGTTGAGGCGCACATGTCCGCACTTGTCAGAACGGAATCATGCGGCCTGACGCTTGACCGGGCAGTGACGATCGAAGCGCTCGAAGCAGGGGAGCCGAAAGATGCCCTCGTGCCGATTTCAGAACTCATCGCGGATCTTCCGATGGTCGAAATCACCGATGAATCCTTCTTTTTCAAAATTCGTAATGGGCAGAAGATGGACAAATCTGATATCATTGAAAAAGTAGGGAAAGATGATGCCGATATGGTCGCATTCACAAAGGATGGTACACCGGTCGGCGTGTACTATGATCATCCCGAAAACACGGGTATAATGAAACCATACAAAATGTTCAATATATAAGAGGCGATGAGATGAAAATTTACAGACTTCACTACCCACATGATCAGCAAGAACTCAATCTGGAACCTTCTGCAGTCGCAGTCGGCTTCTTCGATGGCCTTCACAGGGGACACGAGGATGTCATCGGCAGGATGGAGGACATTGCGGAAGCGGAAGGGCTGAAAAAGGCGGTGATGACCTTCGATCCGCACCCATCGGTCGTGCTGAGTCCAAAGAAGCAGCGTACGACGTATTTGACGCCGCTTGACATCAAACTGGAAATGCTTGAGGAAAAGGGCATTGACTACTGCTTCGTCATCAATTTTTCAAGCGCCCTGGCGGGCCTTGAGCCCGACTTTTTCGTCCAGCAGTACATCGTGCGGATG
This genomic interval carries:
- the rbfA gene encoding 30S ribosome-binding factor RbfA, whose amino-acid sequence is MSNRHERVAEEIKKVVSETLRTKVSDPDIGMITVTDVELTKEMEIATIYFTSLNENREEVEAALDRAKGMVRSEVAKEIRIRKAPELQFKYDTSIEYGNKIENLLNEIKDK
- the truB gene encoding tRNA pseudouridine(55) synthase TruB, giving the protein MHGVIPVNKPKGLTSHDVVMRMRRILHMKKVGHTGTLDPEVTGVLPICIGEGTKLTEYLQTKKKRYHAEVTLGFSTDTEDQTGEVTGRSDSVAGISDEAIDQAIDAFRGSYRQRVPKYASVRVEGRKLYEYARKGIEVERPVREVFIHEIERAGKVKREAGLVRFSLDVVCSKGTYIRTLAVDIGKHLGVEAHMSALVRTESCGLTLDRAVTIEALEAGEPKDALVPISELIADLPMVEITDESFFFKIRNGQKMDKSDIIEKVGKDDADMVAFTKDGTPVGVYYDHPENTGIMKPYKMFNI
- a CDS encoding L7Ae/L30e/S12e/Gadd45 family ribosomal protein, producing MTDRILNLLGLAKRAGMLTTGEEKTIESIQRNRAKIVFIASDAGSSTAKKVRDKCNYYEIPLIDDYTNEALSTATGASNRVVLSVTDSGFSRKMLQLKEKGK
- the infB gene encoding translation initiation factor IF-2; the protein is MSKIRIYEYAKECGVPSKKVIEFLQARDIEVKSHMKSLEDSEVNLLNKEFKKSGTSDSSSSNSRQSKSQNTQKSSQGGQNTQKGGKGGQQKGGQSPQRNNRNHKPGAGNRNKNSRNQKPGNKQKNQKPEPVKKEVELPKNFTYQEGITVGELAEKIGVDSSKIIKDLFMVGIVANINQALDNDSVELIASDHGFTAELEVVVDDTDLENYFELGDDLNEERPSVVTIMGHVDHGKTTLLDSIRHTKVTAGEAGGITQHIGAYQIESGGKKITFLDTPGHAAFTTMRARGAQVTDITVLVVAADDGVMPQTIEAINHAKAAEVPIIVAVNKMDKPTANPERVMTELGEHGLYPEDWGGDTIFVSLSALSGEGIEDLLEMITLVGEVAELKTKSDRPAVGTVIEAELDKSRGPAASLLVQHGTLKVGDSIVVGSTFGKVRAMVDDLGRRIQEAGPSTPVEITGLNAVPHAGDRFVVFKDDKTARSIGEARSEEQIMKDREQTSAVTLDNLFEQMKEGETKDLNIIIKGDVQGSVEALSASLMKIDVEGVNVRIIHTGVGAINESDVTLASASEAIIIGFNVRPDVNAKKAAEREKVDMRLHRIIYNVIEEIESAMKGMLDPEFEEKVIGNVEVRQTFKVSKVGTIAGAYVTDGKITRDSGVRVIREGIVIYEGELDTLKRFKDDAKEVTAGYECGLTIKNFNDLKEGDQIEPYIMVEIER